The candidate division KSB1 bacterium nucleotide sequence GATCAGATACGCGGTTTTTTTCATGAGCCGCAGGGTTTGGGCGTTGATCAGATGTTTCGTGCTCGGCAACAGCGGCACGTGCACCGAAACGTAATCCGCTTCCCGCAGTAATTCTTCAACACTCACTTTGCGGGCGCCGGTCTCCTGTTCGAGTTTGGTGTTGGGCACTTCGTCGGCGTAAAGCACGCGCATATTGAAGCCGCGCGATTTCATCGCCACGGCGTGGCCGATACGGCCGGCGCCGATGATGCCGAGCGTGCGGCCGGTGACATCGCCGCCGAGAAAAAGCAGGGGCCCCCAGCTTTTGAATTTTCCGGCGCGCAAAAATTTTTCGGATTCGGGAATGCGCCGCGCCACGGCAAACAGCAAGGCCCAGGCATGATCGGCAGTGGCATCGGTCAAAACGCCGGGGGTGTTGGTCGCCATCACGCCGCGAGAGGTTGCAGCGGCCAAATCAATATTATCGAACCCGACCGCCATGTTGGCAACGATTTTCAGTTGCGGTCCGGCAGCGTCCAACAACTCACCGTCGATCTTGTCGGTGAGCAGCGTCAACAATGCGTCGCAGCCTTTAACTTTTTCGATTAATTCCATCCGGGCGAGAACCCGCTCTTCATGGTTCATCTGAAAATTCGGATACGCGCGGCGCAAAACTTCCAGGCCGGCAGGGGGAATGGGCTGGGTGACGAAGATTTTCAAATTTGCTTCCTCATAAAAAAATGTGAAGTCACGCTGCTTTCTACAATCTAATCCCCGGCCAACTCGCAACCGGTTCAGTCGAGCGGACAACATGCATGCCGGCATCGGCAAATCGGCGGAAAGCCGCATCGGCAGGCTCGGTGTAGTCGATGACACCGGGAACGACGACCGGCGAGGTGCAGTCTTCGAGCAGATAAACTTTTTGAGCCAATTCTTTTCCGTGCGGCACCAGTTCGTTCAACAAATCGTCAATCGTCCAGGCCACGCAATGGCTCTTGGCCTGCCCGGCGATAATCACGGCATCGAACTGGAGCAGCTTGTTGATCAACTGCGTGTTGCGTTCAGCGATTGGCCGGCCATCGGCGCCCTCCAAAACTTCCGGACGCAAAACGGAATAATTTTCCGTCCAGGCCTTGTTGCCTTTCACTTGAAAATCCGGCTGACTGAGGCGCGCCAGGCTGTGAAAAAAGACGGCTTCTTCAACAGAGGAGACCAGCGCGTGGCCGATGCCGCCGAGCATGGCGTGATACGGCCAGATGGTGAGATCGTATTTGCCGCCGGCTTTTAATATGCGGACATAATGCCGCAGATGTTTTTGTCCGGCCTCAGCATCGGTATGCAAGCTGGGCGCCAGCGCCGGATTGAATTTCCATTTTCCTTGTTCGACCTCCTCCGCCGAAATCAACGAAAATGGCTGGGGATGTTCACCCTTGTCATTCACCAGAAAAACCGGGTGAAAAATCTGGGCCGCGAGATGAGTGTCCAGCGTCGGACAAATCTCGGTGATGGCGCTGAGATTCCGATAAATGAACTTACAGAGCCGGCGGTTGTCGTCAACCGCAGCGGCTCCGGAACGTCCGGCGACGAAAAGCTCGAAACCCGGAATGCAAAACGTGTTCTGCACATCCACCAGCAGCAGGCAGATTTTGAAACGATCATTGGCTGCCGGAGAAATCTGATGTTGTTTGGCCCATTGTTCGGCTTCGGCGGCACGTTCTTGATAATCGACTCGCCAAACTTCACCGACTTTGGCGGGGTCAAAATGTGGCGGCAGAGGAAGAGTGCGAGGCGCCATCGATAAATTCCGTGTTTGATTTAATAACGAGTGATGAGACAAAACGCGCGAGGATTCAGTTGGAATCGACCGGTCGCTGATGTCCTTTTTTTGTTATAAAGCAATTGACTCAAAGCGACCGGTCAATGACTGTGTGAAAATTACGCCGCAGCGCGAATCAGGCGGAGATGATCCATGTACATGCAATGATCCTGTACGACTTTGATGCCGTGCTTTGCCAGCTTGTGCGCGGCCTCCTGATGGCGAATGCCGGTTTGCATCCACAACACTTTCGGTTTCAAACGCAAGATGTCATCGACGTGCATCGGCACATTGGCCGGCGCGCGGAACAAAATCACGATGTCAACCGGTTCCTCGACTTCAGCCAATGATTTTAGCATGCGAATGCCAAAAACGGATTTATAATTCGGGTTGACGGGGATAATCTTATAGCCGCGAGAGTGAAGATAGGCCGGAACGCTGTGAGCCGCTTCGTAGGCATGGCTGTCATCTTTGATTCCAACTACAGCGATGGTGCGGCTGGTTTTCAAAATCTGCCGGATACCCTCGTCACTCTCGACGAGGAAATCGTGCCAGTCCATGTTTCCTCCTTACGTTAGGTGCATGCGTTTCGTCCCGCACGTTTTGTTGAAAACCGGTTTTGAACAA carries:
- a CDS encoding isochorismatase yields the protein MAPRTLPLPPHFDPAKVGEVWRVDYQERAAEAEQWAKQHQISPAANDRFKICLLLVDVQNTFCIPGFELFVAGRSGAAAVDDNRRLCKFIYRNLSAITEICPTLDTHLAAQIFHPVFLVNDKGEHPQPFSLISAEEVEQGKWKFNPALAPSLHTDAEAGQKHLRHYVRILKAGGKYDLTIWPYHAMLGGIGHALVSSVEEAVFFHSLARLSQPDFQVKGNKAWTENYSVLRPEVLEGADGRPIAERNTQLINKLLQFDAVIIAGQAKSHCVAWTIDDLLNELVPHGKELAQKVYLLEDCTSPVVVPGVIDYTEPADAAFRRFADAGMHVVRSTEPVASWPGIRL
- a CDS encoding CoA-binding protein, giving the protein MDWHDFLVESDEGIRQILKTSRTIAVVGIKDDSHAYEAAHSVPAYLHSRGYKIIPVNPNYKSVFGIRMLKSLAEVEEPVDIVILFRAPANVPMHVDDILRLKPKVLWMQTGIRHQEAAHKLAKHGIKVVQDHCMYMDHLRLIRAAA
- a CDS encoding D-glycerate dehydrogenase codes for the protein MKIFVTQPIPPAGLEVLRRAYPNFQMNHEERVLARMELIEKVKGCDALLTLLTDKIDGELLDAAGPQLKIVANMAVGFDNIDLAAATSRGVMATNTPGVLTDATADHAWALLFAVARRIPESEKFLRAGKFKSWGPLLFLGGDVTGRTLGIIGAGRIGHAVAMKSRGFNMRVLYADEVPNTKLEQETGARKVSVEELLREADYVSVHVPLLPSTKHLINAQTLRLMKKTAYLINTSRGPVIDEAALAEALKNGVIAGAALDVFENEPVVHPELLELDNVVLTPHTASATIETRSKMATMAAENLIAGLAGQKPPNLVNVEVWGKQRR